From one Populus alba chromosome 17, ASM523922v2, whole genome shotgun sequence genomic stretch:
- the LOC118040690 gene encoding ATPase family AAA domain-containing protein At1g05910-like isoform X2: MLSQMDPALVTYCDKIAAQGGPVQIPDDLGGSIFPSTPVVQLGTVTRTSARLRNVQPDVNLDQSYEALKRQKKNADATHAASTAEDKSRHQDSVQAKPPEEAGADDMNPDRPEPSSADDSRHETSGGEASGHTEGSGSQDVTMSEAEVSSHVDHIKRLFVERTENYGIPLLERLYTRIMKGIFETKDKGVEDDVPRYSILRFLVKFAENTANF; this comes from the exons ATGTTGTCACAGATGGATCCTGCGCTTGTCACATACTGTGACAAGATTGCTGCTCAAGGGGGTCCTGTACAAATACCAGATGATTTAGGGGGATCTATTTTCCCTTCAACCCCAGTTGTGCAGCTTGGAACAGTTACTAGAACAAGTGCCAGGCTACGCAATGTCCAGCCTGATGTTAATCTGGATCAAAGCTACGAGGCCTTGAAAAGGCAGAAGAAAAATGCTGATGCTACCCATGCTG CTTCAACAGCAGAAGATAAATCACGGCATCAGGATTCAGTACAGGCAAAGCCGCCAGAGGAAGCCGGGGCAGATGATATGAATCCAGACAGACCCGAGCCCTCTTCAGCCGATGACAGTCGACATGAAACTTCAGGAGGAGAAGCTTCTGGTCATACCGAAGGGAGTGGATCCCAAGATGTTACAATGTCAGAAGCCGAAGTATCAAGCCACGTGGATCACATCAAGCGGCTTTTCGTGGAGCGCACTGAAAATTATGGCATTCCACTGCTTGAAAGGCTCTACACACGTATAATGAAGGGAATCTTCGAAACCAAGGACAAAGGAGTCGAAGATGATGTCCCCAGATACTCAATTTTGAGGTTTTTGGTGAAATTTGCAGAGAACACTGCAAACTTCTGA
- the LOC118040690 gene encoding ATPase family AAA domain-containing protein At1g05910-like isoform X1, translating into MLSQMDPALVTYCDKIAAQGGPVQIPDDLGGSIFPSTPVVQLGTVTRTSARLRNVQPDVNLDQSYEALKRQKKNADATHAGMFNASTAEDKSRHQDSVQAKPPEEAGADDMNPDRPEPSSADDSRHETSGGEASGHTEGSGSQDVTMSEAEVSSHVDHIKRLFVERTENYGIPLLERLYTRIMKGIFETKDKGVEDDVPRYSILRFLVKFAENTANF; encoded by the exons ATGTTGTCACAGATGGATCCTGCGCTTGTCACATACTGTGACAAGATTGCTGCTCAAGGGGGTCCTGTACAAATACCAGATGATTTAGGGGGATCTATTTTCCCTTCAACCCCAGTTGTGCAGCTTGGAACAGTTACTAGAACAAGTGCCAGGCTACGCAATGTCCAGCCTGATGTTAATCTGGATCAAAGCTACGAGGCCTTGAAAAGGCAGAAGAAAAATGCTGATGCTACCCATGCTGGTATGTTCAATG CTTCAACAGCAGAAGATAAATCACGGCATCAGGATTCAGTACAGGCAAAGCCGCCAGAGGAAGCCGGGGCAGATGATATGAATCCAGACAGACCCGAGCCCTCTTCAGCCGATGACAGTCGACATGAAACTTCAGGAGGAGAAGCTTCTGGTCATACCGAAGGGAGTGGATCCCAAGATGTTACAATGTCAGAAGCCGAAGTATCAAGCCACGTGGATCACATCAAGCGGCTTTTCGTGGAGCGCACTGAAAATTATGGCATTCCACTGCTTGAAAGGCTCTACACACGTATAATGAAGGGAATCTTCGAAACCAAGGACAAAGGAGTCGAAGATGATGTCCCCAGATACTCAATTTTGAGGTTTTTGGTGAAATTTGCAGAGAACACTGCAAACTTCTGA